A stretch of Miscanthus floridulus cultivar M001 chromosome 13, ASM1932011v1, whole genome shotgun sequence DNA encodes these proteins:
- the LOC136501723 gene encoding IRK-interacting protein-like encodes MATDATASASSSSAAYLPPALPTSRLDIQAAVTKAAELRALHVALLQGGGASNAGTYASASRSPAVIRLPPAASPALTRPGLLPAAAEDYPVFAPTYDEEPLGGMNYIRQDNRSLSENWSGIGLDHDGLEDEVAFSDFENHNTFSSSNSELHFSSSNEHLRNRKACRNHPSLLQPALSADSLIRSASRLTDLTEFKAITTCNTRKPATISWDTEADAKSLKNLNSTAPLSNYHPAAFSRTRHKGPHILSWLLPKSKRKLKSDMSPNTIECENMSQLLKDWGVFSLESLKKEVVEANEHRDAALQEVSEMKLSLGELTTKLVSLEAYCSELKKALKQATSTKNMQCHSKRSTRSVSGSRDNSLPVSHEVMVEGFLQIVSEARLSIKQFCKVLIQQVEDADNGLSDKLNLLLQPYQITLSDKHPKLVLYHLEALMNQAMYQDFENCTFQKNGSPKCLDPKQDQQENFASFVALRNLSWNEVLKKGTKYHCEDFSRFCDQKMSHIVSTLNWSWPWAEQLLQCFFVASKCIWLLHLLAFSFSPPLTILRVEENRAFDQTYMEDVLFDKQRSQNHPPSSSQVKLMVMPGFYVQDRLLKCRVLCRYNS; translated from the exons ATGGCCACGGACGCgaccgcctccgcctcctcctcctctgccgccTACCTCCCGCCGGCGCTCCCGACCTCGCGCCTGGACATCCAGGCCGCAGTCACCAAGGCCGCCGAGCTGCGCGCCCTCCACGTCGCGCTCCTCCAGGGCGGCGGCGCCTCCAATGCCGGGACCTACGCCAGCGCCAGCCGCAGCCCCGCCGTCATCCGCCTGCCGCCGGCCGCGTCGCCGGCGCTCACCAGGCCGGGCCTCctgcccgccgccgccgaggactaCCCCGTGTTCGCCCCG ACTTATGATGAAGAGCCCTTGGGTGGAATGAACTACATTCGCCAAGATAACAGGAGTCTGTCCGAGAACTGGAGTGGCATCGGTTTGGACCATGATGGCCTGGAAGACGAGGTGGCTTTCTCGGATTTTGAGAATCACAACACCTTCTCTTCGTCAAACAGCGAGCTTCATTTCTCTTCATCAAATGAGCACCTGCGGAACAGAAAGGCATGCAGAAACCATCCATCACTCCTTCAACCCGCCCTCTCTGCTGACAGTTTGATTAGGTCAGCCAGCAGATTGACAGACTTAACTGAATTTAAGGCCATTACAACGTGTAATACCCGCAAGCCTGCAACTATCAGTTGGGACACTGAAGCTGATGCCAAGTCCTTGAAGAACCTCAATAGCACCGCGCCGCTGTCAAACTACCACCCTGCTGCCTTCTCCCGGACAAGGCACAAAGGGCCACATATTCTCTCCTGGCTCTTACCGAAGTCAAAGAGGAAACTGAAATCAGATATGTCACCGAACACCATCGAATGTGAGAACATGTCACAGCTTCTGAAGGACTGGGGTGTGTTCTCACTGGAGTCCCTGAAGAAAGAGGTTGTTGAGGCCAATGAGCATAGGGACGCTGCCCTGCAAGAAGTATCGGAGATGAAATTATCACTAGGAGAATTGACTACCAAGCTAGTGAGCCTGGAAGCATACTGTTCGGAATTGAAGAAGGCTCTAAAACAAGCGACGAGCACAAAGAACATGCAATGTCACTCAAAGAGATCGACTAGATCAGTCAGTGGGAGCAGAGACAATTCCTTGCCCGTTAGTCATGAAGTTATGGTGGAAGGGTTTTTGCAGATAGTATCCGAGGCCCGTCTTTCCATAAAACAGTTCTGCAAGGTCTTGATACAGCAAGTTGAAGATGCTGACAATGGACTATCAGATAAGCTAAATTTACTCCTACAGCCATATCAAATCACGCTTAGTGACAAGCACCCGAAACTAGTGCTGTACCACCTTGAAGCTCTGATGAACCAAGCAATGTACCAAGACTTCGAGAACTGCACGTTCCAGAAGAACGGGTCGCCCAAGTGCCTCGACCCtaagcaggaccagcaggagaactTCGCCTCATTTGTCGCGCTGCGCAACCTGAGCTGGAACGAGGTCCTGAAGAAGGGCACCAAGTACCACTGCGAGGACTTCAGCCGCTTCTGCGACCAGAAGATGAGCCACATCGTGTCCACCCTGAACTGGTCGTGGCCGTGGGCCGAGCAGCTGCTGCAGTGCTTCTTCGTGGCGTCCAAGTGCATCTGGCTGCTCCACCTGCTGGCGTTCTCCTTCAGCCCGCCGCTCACGATCCTGCGGGTCGAGGAGAACAGGGCGTTCGATCAGACGTACATGGAGGACGTGCTGTTCGACAAGCAGCGGTCGCAGAAccatccgccgtcgtcgtcgcaggTGAAACTCATGGTGATGCCTGGGTTCTATGTCCAGGACAGGCTGCTCAAATGCAGGGTGCTCTGCAGGTACAACAGCTAG